The genomic window TTTTAGAATATTCTGCTTTAGGAATTAAAGTTGCTTTTACAGAATTGGATATTACTGTTTTACCAAATCCGTGGGATTTAAAAGGAGCAGATGTGAATCAGAAATTTGAAGGAAATGCGCAAATGAATCCATATCCTGAAAAATTGCCAGATTCTATTCAAAACAAATTGGCAGAACGTTACGCTTCTATTTTTAAATTATTTTTAAAACACAAAGACAAAATCAGCAGAGTTACCTTTTGGGGAGTTTATGATGGACAGTCTTGGTTAAACGATTGGCCGATAAAAGGAAGAACGAACTATCCGCTTCCTTTTGATGCCAATTTAAAGCACAAAAAAGCTTATGACAGCATTTTGAATTTGAAAAAGGCTAAAAAATAATTAGTCAAATACGTTTTTAATTGAAATAATAGCAACAATCGGTTGTTTTAAAAAATATTCTTGAAATAAAGTAAACTAAATTTGCGTAATATGTTTTTTTATCTAAATTTACACAACCGATTGTTTTATTTGTTTCAACAGTCTTTCCGCAAGTTTTTCAAAGCCTTGTAGATATATGAGAAGCATTTAAAAAAAACAATTTGGACCTGAAAGGATTTCAAAACCTTTCAGGAGAACTAACTAACCACAAACCACAAAATGAATTACATTTCACAAAAATTATCCATCAAAGAAAAAATTGGGTACAGCTTAGGAGACCTCGCTGCAAATTTAGTCTTTCAGACTTTGATGACGTATCTGGCATATTTCTACACTGATATTTACGGATTATCGCCAACTGATTCTTCTATTATAATGTTAGTGGTAGGTTTAGTTGCTGCTTTTATTTTTAACCCAATAATTGGAGTGCTTGCCGATAGAACCAGTACGAAATGGGGAAAGTTCAGACCGTGGATTTTGGCAACAGCAATTCCGCTTGGAGTTGTGGCATTATTAGCTTTTTCGACTCCAGATTTTGCCTATAAAGGAAAAGTAATTTATGCAGTTGTAACTTATACTTTGCTTTTGCTTTTTTATGCGGGAAATAATCTGCCGTATTCTGCTTTAAGCGGTGTAATTACAGGCGATATGTCCGAAAGAAACAGTATGTCGTCTTATCGCTTTGTGGCTGTTATGTTCGCGCAGTTTTTTGTTCAGGTTTTTATGCTCGGAATTATAAAAAGTGCTGGAGACGGAGATAAGGCAATTGGTATAGAAAAAGTTATGACCGTTCTGGCAATTATCGGAACTATCATGCTTTTAATTACATTTTTAACTACGAAAGAAAGGATTATTCCAAAACCAGAACAAAAATCGAGTATCAAAGAAGATTTGAGCGATTTGGTAAAAAACAGACCGTGGGTAATTATGCTTTCGCTAACGACTTTGGTTTTTGTGACTTTGGCCATGAAAGGCGGTTCGTATGTCTATTATTTTGAAAACTATGTAGATAAAGAACAGTTAGCAATTTTTATTCAGCCTATTTTAGACACTTTATCAAATATCGGATTGAATCATTTTGGTAATGATCCCGTTTCAGCTGGATTTGGATTGTTTAATGCGGGCGGCATTATCTTTATGATCATTGGAATTACTTTGTCTAAAAACCTTGCAGATAAATACGGAAAGCGAAATGTATTCAGATTGTTTTTATTCATTTCAACCTTATTTATTATTGCTTTTTATTTCTTTCCGCCGGCATCAATCAGTTTAATATTTTTCTCCCAAATTCTGCACGGATTTTTCTACGGAATCACAATCCCAATTCTTTGGGCGATGATTGCTGATGTGGCTGACTATTCAGAGTGGCTGAACAACCGCCGTGCAACTGCAATTATTTTCTCTGCAATGATGGTCGGTTTAAAAGCAGGATTGAGTATTGGCGGAGCCTTAACAACATTATTTTTAGGTTATTTTCATTACGCTGCAAATTCACCTGTACAGACAGAAACTGCCATTAACGGAATCAAATTATTGGTCAGCATCTTTCCCGCAATTCCATTTTTAATTGGAGCTGGATTATTGTTTTTCTATAAAATCAATAAACAAATGGAAATGCAGATCGAAACAGAACTTAAAGAAAGAAGAACATAATTATTTAAAAAAATAAGACCACTATGCCTGAAGATAGTATTGAACAAATTAATTTCGAGGAAATTAATAAACTGGCAATTTCAAAGCCATTAGTTTCTCACATTTACACTGCCGATCCTTCTGCGCATGTGTTTAATGGCAAGATTTACATTTATCCGTCACATGATATTGATGCGGGAATTCCGTTCAACGACAACGGAGATCATTTTGGAATGGAAGATTATCACGTTTTTTCGATGGATGACATTTCATCAAAAGCTGTTGATAATGGAGTTGCACTTCATGTAAATGATGTTGAATGGGCAGAAAAACAAATGTGGGCACCGGATGCAGCACATAAAAACGGAAAATATTATTTGTATTTCCCTGCCAAACGAGCCAATGGAATTTTCCAGATTGGAGTCGCTGTAAGCGATTCTCCTGCGGGTCCTTTTTTACCACAACCAGAAGCCATAAAAGGAAGTTATAGTATTGATCCTGCCGTTTTTGAAGACGAAGATGGAAAACATTATATCTATTTTGGCGGTATTTGGGGAGGACAATTGCAGAAATACAGAACCAATAAATACGATCAAGATAACGAAGAACCTTCTGGAAATGAACCTGCTTTAGGACCAATCGTAGCTTTGCTTTGTGATGATATGCTGGAATTTGCAGAAGAGCCAAAAGAAATTAAAATTTTGGATGAAAGTGGAGAAATTCTGCTGGCTGGCGATAACGACCGCCGTTTTTTTGAAGCGTCATGGGTTCACAAATACAATGGAAAATATTATTTCTCTTATTCTACTGGCGACACTCATTTTATTTGTTACGCGATTGGCGATAATCCATATGGACCGTTTACGTATCAAGGAAGAATTTTGAATCCAGTTGTGGGCTGGACGTCGCATCATTCAATTTGTGAAGTTGAAGGAGAATGGTATTTGTTTTATCACGATTCGAGTTTGTCAAAAGGTGTAACGCATTTAAGAAGCATGAAAGTTACCAAAATAGATTATTTAGAAGATGGTTCGATAGTAACAATTGATCCGTACGGGATAAGAAGATTGTTTGATTAAAACTATATTTTATCAATAAAAGAAAAGATGGACTTATGAAAACCGTTTGCGTGAGGGATAGAAGCGGAAAGCCCACAGCCTGACGAAGGAAGAGCGAGGACTTGCAGCGGATAGCCCGGCCCGCCTTTTTCGGCGGGACACGCCCAAATTATCTTGATTTAAAAAATTAACAATTTTAATATCGAAAAGAATTTTTTATAAAAGATTTTTATCTACTTTAGCATAACAGAACGGAACAGAACGGTATGCTAAAAGAAGAAGAAAAATTTGAATTTACAATCAATCACGATAGTGATATCCCGAAGTACCAGCAACTGGTTGACGGGATAACAAATTCGATTGCAGAGAATATTTTGCAAAAGGGAGATTTGCTTCCGTCTGTGAATGTGATTTGCAAAACGTACCAACTTTCGAGAGATACAGTTTTTAAGGCTTACTCGATTTTGAAAGAGCAGAATGTAATAGATTCGGTTCCGAATAAGGGTTATTATGTGGCAGGTGAAACGAGAAAAGTGCTTTTGGTTTTAGACACTTTTAAAGCGTATAAAGAAGTTTTGTATCATTCGGTTGTCAATAATCTGCCTGATAATGTGATTATTGATGTTCAGTTTCATCATTATAATATTGATGTTTTTAAAACGATCATAAATAACGGAATCGGAAAGTATTATAAATATGTGGTGATGAATTTTGACCACACAGCTATTGCTCCGGCGTTGTCGGCAATTTCAAATGATAAACTGCTTTTAATTGACTGGAATATTCAAGCTGGTAAAGCAAGTAATTATGTTTTTCAGGATTTTGGGAAAGCATTTTACGATTCATTGACACAAGCTGTTGATTTGTTTAAAAAGTATAAAAAAATAGATTTTGTTTATCCTGATTTTACAAATCATCCTTGGGAGACGGTTGAGTTTTTTAAGAAATTCTGTGCTGATTTCAATTTTAAATATGCAATTATTACTGACCCTAAAAAGTTCAATATCGAAAAAGAAATTGCTTATATCAGTGTGAGTGACAGGATTCTGGGATACTTTTTAGAACAGTGCAAAGAGAAAGATTTAGAGCCAGGAAAAGACGTTGGATTTTTGTCGTATAACGAAACGCCAATGAAGAAATTTATATACAAAGGAATTTCGGTTGTGTCAACTGATTTTAAAGAAATAGGAACCAAAGCAGCGGCATTTATTACGCATGACGAAGATACTCAGTGTTATGTGCCGACAAATTTAATATTAAGAGAATCATTGTAAATTATGTATTATATCGGATATGATATTGGAAGTTCTTCTGTCAAGGCAGCCTTGGTAGAAGCAGAAACTGGTAAAAAAGTAATCGTTTTGAATGAACCGCAAAACGAAATGGAAATCCTTTCGATTCACCCAGACTGGGCAGAGCAGGATCCTGAAATCTGGTGGCAGCACATTTGTACAGCAACTAAACGAGCCATTAAAGAATCAAATATCGATGCTTCTAAAATTCAGGGAATTGGTATTTCGTATCAAATGCACGGATTGGTGATTGTAGATAAAGAAAAAAATGCACTTCGAAATTCGATTATCTGGTGTGACAGCCGTGCCGTTGAAATTGGAAATAAGGCTTTCGCAGAAATTGGAGAGCAAAAATGTATGGAACATTTATTGAATTCTCCAGGAAATTTTACAGCTTCGAAACTAAAATGGGTAAAAGAAAACGAACCTGAAGTTTATAAGAAAATTGATAAATACATGCTTCCGGGAGATTACATCGCTTTAAAATTGACAGGTGAAGTAACAACAACCAAAAATGGTTTGTCTGAAGGAATGCTTTGGGATTATAAAGAAAATAAAGTAGCCGACTGGCTTTTGGATTATTACGGAATCGATCAGTCTTTGACGCCGAGAATTGTTGAAAATTTTACGAATCAAGGAGTTGTAACAGAGCAAGCTTCGGCGGCATCGGGACTTCCAGCTGGAATTCCGATTGTGTATCGAGCGGGAGATCAGCCAAATAATGCTTTATCATTAAATGTTTTAAATCCTGGAGAAGTAGCGGCAACAGGCGGCACATCTGGAGTTTTTTATGCAGTAAGCGAAATGTCTTCTGGAAAAAGCACTCGAGTAAACAATTTCGTTCACGTAAATTATGAATTAGAAACGCCTAGAGTTGGTAAACTTTTAAATATTAACGGAGCAGGAATTCAGTACAGATGGCTTCGCAATAATATGGGTAACGAAAGTTACGAAGTAATGAATGAAAAAGCTTCGAATGTCGAAGTAGGATCAGAAGGTGTTGTGGTAATTCCGTTTGGAAATGGGGCCGAACGTATGTTCAACAACAAAAATATCGGAACTCATTTTTTAAACCTCAACTTAAATATTCACAACAGTGCACATTTATTTAGAGCTTCTTTAGAAGGAATTGCCTTTTCGTTTGTGTACGGAATGGAATGTTTAAAAGAGGATAATGCGACAATTAATGTCATTAGAGCTGGAAACGATAATTTGTTCCGTTCGGAGATTTTCTCTAATACAGTGGCGACTTTAATTGGTCACGAAATTGAAATTTACAATACAACAGGAGCAGTTGGTGCAGCGAGAGCAGTGGGTTTAAAAGATGGTGATTACAGCAAATTTGGAGCTAATGTGAGCGACAACGATCATGTAATGACGTTTTTACCGTTGCACAACGCAGCCCCTTACGAAACGGCTTATCAAAAATGGAAAACAGAATTAGAATTAATATTAACAAATAAATAAAAAAATCAAATGATAGTTTTAGGAGATAAAGAATACTACAAAGGTATTGGCCAAATTAAATTTGAAGGAAAAGAATCTGATAATCCATTGGCATTTAAATATTACAATCCAGACCAAGTTGTGGCTGGAAAAACAATGCGTGAGCACTTTAAATTCGCTATCGCTTACTGGCATACTTTCTGCGGACAAGGAAGTGATCCATTCGGACCTGGAACACAGCAATTTGCTTGGGATCAGTCTTCAGATCCTTACCAAGCGGCTAAAGATAAGGCAGATGCTGCTTTTGAATTTATCAGCAAAATGGGATTCGATTACTTCTGTTTCCACGATTACGATTTGATTGCTGAAGGAGCAACTTTTGCTGAATCAGAAAAGCGTTTGGCATTTATTACAGATTACTTAAAACAGAAAAAAGCAGATTCTGGAATTAAATTGCTTTGGGGAACTTCAAACTGTTTCTCAAACCCAAGATTCATGAACGGAGCAGCTACAAATCCTGACTTTAATGTTGTGGCAAGAGCTGGAGGACAGGTAAAATTAGCTTTAGACGCAACAATCGCTTTAGGCGGAGAAAACTATGTATTCTGGGGTGGTAGAGAAGGTTATATGTCTTTACTAAACACAGACATGGGGAGAGAATTAGATCACATGGCACAATTCTTAGCAATGTCTAGAGACTATGCAAGAGCACAAGGTTTTAAAGGTACTTTCTTTATTGAGCCAAAACCAATGGAACCATCTAAACACCAATACGATTTTGACTCGGCTACAGCAATTGGATTCTTGAAAAATTATGGTTTAGATAAAGATTTCAAAATCAATATCGAGGTTAACCACGCTACATTGGCACAGCATACTTTTCAACATGAATTAGAAGTGGCTGCAAAAGCTGGAATGTTAGGAAGTATCGATGCCAACAGAGGTGATTATCAAAACGGATGGGATACAGACCAGTTCCCAAATAACATTCAGGAAACGACTGAAGCGATGTTGGTTTTCTTAAAAGCTGGCGGATTGCAAGGCGGTGGAGTTAATTTTGATGCTAAAATCAGAAGAAATTCTACAGATTTAGAAGATGTTTTCTTAGCTCATATTGGCGGTGCTGATACTTTTGCAAGAGCGTTATTGACTGCAGATAAAATTATCACTTCATCACCATACGAAAAATTAAGAACAGAAAGATACAGCTCTTTCGATTCTGGAAAAGGAAAAGATTTTGCTGACGGAAAATTAAGCTTGAAAGATCTTTACACTATCGCACACGAAAATGGAGAATTAAATCTTCAAAGCGGTAAACAGGAATTGTTTGAAAATATCATCAATCAATATATTTAATTGTTGAAATTTAAATAAAACAAACCTAACAGATTTTAAAAATCTGTTAGGTTTGTTTAAAAATATAGTGAGACAGAATACCTGAAATATTTAAAATGATAGTCTTAGAACGTTAAATCATTTTGAAATCTTTTTTTTAGATAAAATTAAAATGTGTATTACGATTATGCCTTGTTTCAAGATTGAAATTTGATAAAAATAGATTAAAGGTTTAGTTACTATTTTTTGATAATTAAAAAAAGGAATAAGTCAGTTTGATAAAATAATAAGTGAGTATTTTTTATTGAAGGTTTTTTGAAGAGCAGAATCAATCTAGATGCACATTTTTCACTCACTAGACTTTACAAGCGCTTCAGTGTACTATTAGCTTGTTTATACAAGATATATACACAATCTTGTCATTTCGACGAAGGAGAAATCTTCGTAAGAAACTCGACAAAGATTAATTCTCAGTGCGGAGCTACTTGTGGAGATTTCTCCTTCGTCGAAATGACAAACTGTATGGTTTATAATCGACGATAAATCACTTTTCGAAAATAACTAATCAAACCAAAAACTATGAAATTTTTTATTGATACTGCGAATCTAGAAGACATTCGAGAGGCCCAATCTCTAGGTGTTCTAGACGGCGTGACAACCAATCCTTCTTTAATGGCAAAAGAAGGCATTACCGGAAAAGAAAATATCCTGAAACATTATCTTGATATTTGTAACATTGTCGATGGCGATGTTTCTGCAGAGGTAATTTCAACCGATTTTGACGGAATGATAAGAGAAGGAGAAGAACTTGCAGCGCTTCATCCGCAGATTGTGGTAAAAACTTCCTATGATTGGCGATGGTATAAAAGCCTGTAAATACTTTTCTTCAAAAGGAATTAAAACCAATGTAACTTTAGTATTTTCCGCAGGTCAGGCTTTATTGGCTGCGAAGGCAGGCGCAACTTATGTTTCTCCGTTTTTAGGAAGATTAGATGATGTTTCTACAGACGGAATGCATCTAATTGAAGAAATCAGAGAAATTTATGATAATTACAACTATCAAACTCAAATATTATCAGCTTCAGTAAGACATACCATGCATATTGTAAATTGTGCAAAAGTAGGTTCAGATGTAATGACTGGACCGCTTTCGGCTATAAAAGGTTTGTTGAAACATCCTTTAACCGATATTGGTTTACAACAATTTGTTGAAGATGCTAAAAAGATGAATTTGTAAAATCAAAATTCTATTTTCCACTATTTTTAAAAGTCCTCCACAGTTAGCTGCCGAGGATTTTTTTTGCTATATGAGCAACCGATTGTTTCTGTTTTTCATTTTGTAAGAAATGTATTGTTTACCGCATAATTCTTTGGATAACAGTGAATAAATTTCTGTAAGCCTTGTTCTATAAGGACTTTTAAAGGATCGACTTTCGAGTGATTCTTCTTCTAACTACTACATCGTTTTAGTTAATTCAGAAGAAAATTTAAATTTTAACTTTTTATGTTTTTTTTAAGATTTTGAATGAAACTATTTATTATCTCTAACGTTTTCGCTGGAATAAATGCTGTTTTTGATAATTGTTTAATATTTTATAAAAATAAATATTGATTACGTTTTTTTTGATGAGTATTTTTTAGAAAATGAGAAAAAAAATTAACGCAACCGATTGTGTGTTGTTGTTTTTTGCATATATTTGTTTTGACTATAACCTATTGTTTATTTGAATTTTAAAAATCAATGGCAGCGAATTCATTCAATTAAGAAAACTAACTAAACCATACTATTAACTCATTAAACCAATTATTTATGACTAACTTTTTAATTACTAAAAGCAGATCAAAATACTTTAAGAATTTGGGATTCTTAATCCTGATGCTGGTATTTTCTGCTGCAGTAAATGCGCAAATTACTGTTTCGGGTACTGTATCTGATGGTAGCGGACCAATACCTGGGGTAAATATTATTGTAAAGGGAACAAAAACAAATACAGTTTCTAATTTTGACGGAACTTATACACTTCAATCTGTTCCTGCCAATAGTATTTTGGTTTTTAGCTTTATAGGATATAAACCATATGAAATTGCAGTAAACAATAGAACTAAAATTGATGCTGTTCTTGAAGAGGATTTAAACGACTTAAAAGAAGTTGTTGTTATTGGATACGGAACTGCGAAAAGAGCAGATTTAACAGGAGCTGTTTCTACGGTTACAAGTGCAGCTATAACTCAATCTGTTCCTACCACTTTTGATCAGGTTTTACAAGGTCGTGCGGCAGGTGTACAGATTCAGCAGAATAGTGGTACTCCGGGCGGAAGTTCTTCTGTACGTATTCGTGGAATCAGTTCGATTACAGGTTCAAATGAACCAATTTATGTAATAGACGGTGTAATTATAGATGGAAACTCAGGTTCTTTAAATTCGAATCCGCTTGCTGCGATTAACCCAAACGATATTGCTTCTATAGATATTTTGAAAGATGCATCAGCAACTGCTATTTATGGTTCTCGAGCTGCAAATGGAGTAATTATGGTAACAACCAAAACGGGAAGAAAAGGAGACTTGGTCTTAAATTTTGATAGTTATGTAGGGTGGCAGCAAATGCCCAAAGAATTACAGGTATTAAATTTAAGAGAATATGGTACTCTTAAAAATACTCGTGCTGATTTAGGAATTGTACAACGTGACAATACTTTTATCAGACCAGATTTATTAGGGGAAGGAACAAACTGGCAGGACGAGTTATTTCAAACAGCTTTAATTCAAAACTATAATTTATCTGCTTCTGGAGGATCAGAAAATACTACTTATGCATTAGGAATGAGCTATTTTGATCAGGAAGGTACTGTAATTGGTTCTTCTTTTGATCGTATGACACTTAGAGGGGTTATCGATTCTCAAGTAAAGAAATGGATGAAAGTTGGAGTAAATATGAATGTATCCAAAGTCAATCAGGTAACAACAGTTAATGATGATTCTGTGATTTTAGTAGCTCTAAAACAAACACCAAACGTTGCAGCCCGTAATGCTGATGGTACTTTTGATGGTCCAGATACAACAGAATTTGTTCAAACCAATCCGTTAGGAATAGCGTTATTGAAAGATAATCATGCTGCAAATTACAATGTTAGAGGAAATGCTTATGCTGAAATTAGTTTTACAAAAGATTTAAAACTTAGAACCCAGTATTCGATAGATTATAACTTCGGAAACAATTATACTTTTAATCCATCATATACGTTTGGAGCCTTGTCTAACGAAGTAAGAGAAGGAAGCAGAACCAAGTCTACTGGCGAAAACTGGATCTGGAATAATTTATTGACTTATAATAAGGTATTCGCAAAACATAACATTAATGCAATGTTAGGTCAGGAATTACAAGAACAAAATTGGGAAAATCTATATGGTTACCGTTCTGGATATTTAACAAACGGAGCTACAGATTTGAATGCTGGAGATCCAACAACAGCTAGAAATTCAAATGCAAGTGCTACAAGATCACTTAGTTCTTATTTCGCAAGAGCAGCTTATTCATTTGATGACAGATATTTTTTAACTGGAACGATTAGAAGAGACGGATCTTCTCAATTTGCCGATGAAAACAAATGGGATTGGTTTCCGTCTGCAGCTTTAGCATGGAAAATTTCAAGCGAAGGATTTTTAAAAGATAATCAGACTATTAACAATTTAAAATTGCGTGCAGGCTGGGGTGTTACAGGTAACTCAAGTGTGCCAAACAATGCCTATACTTCTGTTTATGGAACTTCTGCTACAAACTGGGGAAGCGGGCAAATTGCAACTAATACAGCCAATCCAGATTTGAAATGGGAAAAATCAAATCAAACCAATATTGGTTTAGATCTTGGACTTTTCAACAACAGGGTTGAAATTACTGCAGATGTTTATTATAAAAAAACAGATGATTTATTACTGCGATTATCACTTCCTGCATATGTAGGTACGACAGGGCAGGGATCAACAGCACCGCCTTATGCTAACATCGGATCTCTTGAAAATAAAGGTATTGAGTTTACAATCAACACGATCAATATGCAGAGACAAGATTTTCTTTGGAGATCAAATTTTAATATCTCGATGAATAGATTTAAAGTGTTGAAATTGAATTCAGAATCAGGTGTTTATGATCAGACTTTACAGCAAGGATCAGATGTAACAGTTGTTACCCGCAGTGCAGTTGGCGAAACGTTGGGACAATTTTATGGCTATAAAGTGATTGGGCGTTTTGAAAAAGCAACCGATTTCTATTATAAAGATGCTGCGGGAACGGTAAAACCAACTGCACTTCCAGAAGGAATGCAGATTGGAGAAAACGGAGTCTGGATTGGAGATTATATGTTTGAAGATGTAAATAAAGATGGAGTAATCAACGAAAAAGACGCAGGTTACATTGGAGATCCAAATCCAGATTTTACTTTCGGGTTTACCAACAGCTTCTCTTTCAAAGGATTTGATGTGAGTATTATGTTTACAGGTTCTTACGGAAATGATGTTTTAAATTACCAAAGACGCTGGTTAGAAAATCCTCGTGAAAATACCAATTTATTGAAATCGGCTTTAGGATACGCGCAATTAGACTTAATTGATCCGAATGGACCAAATGATTATCGTAATGTTCAAATTGTAGGCGGAGATCCTTACATGCCAAGAATTGGGGCATCATCAGCATCTTCTGCTTCCAACTATCGTTTAAGCAACAGATTCGTAGAAGATGGATCGTATGTGAGACTTAAAAATATTTCAATTGGCTACAATCTTCCAAAGGACTTATATTCTAAGTACGGAATTTCAAATATCAAAGTATATTCGAATATGCAGAACGTTTTAACCTTTACAAAATATAAAGGATACGATCCAGAAGTTGGTGCAATCAACCAAAACCAGCTTTTAAATGGTATAGATAACGGACGTTATCCTACGCCAGTAACCACTACTCTTGGAATAACTGTTAATTTCTAAAAACTGCACAATGAAAACAAAGAAAATATTTTACACGGCTTTAATTATTGCAATGCCATTTGTTTGGACAGGATGCAGCGATCTTTTAGACGTTGAACCAAATGATGTAATTACAAAGGAAAATTTTTATAAAACAGAATCTGATTTTCAGGCTGCTACGGGACCATTGTACAATAAGGTATGGTTCGATTTTAATGATAAATTTTATTACGGTTTAGGAGACGGACGCGCTGCAAATATGTATGCTCCTTTCTCAGATTACGTTTATCCGTTTACAGATCTAACAGAAACAGGATTAACTGGACCATTAGTTTCGGCTTGGGGTTCATTATATAATGTTGTTCAGCAGTCTAATAACGTAATTATTGGTATATCTGGAAGTTCGCTTAGTGATGCCGTTAAAAACAAATACATTGCAGAAGCTCGTTTTATGAGAGGAACAGCATACTGGTATTTGGCATCATTATGGGGAGATGTTATCATCTCAACAGACCCTAGAGAATTGGTAAAAAATCCACTTGTAAATAAAAATCCATTAAAAGATGTTTACGAATTCTCTATGCGCGATTTAGAATTTGCAGCAAAATATCTTCCGGAAACGGCTGGTCAGGCTGGACGTTTAACCAAATACAGCGCATTCGGAATGCTGTCTCGTGTTTATTTATCATTCTCAGGAATAAGCGATAATCCAAACAGCGGCACTCGCAGCCAGGAATATCTTGATTTAGCTAAAAAAGCAGCAGAAAAAGTAATTAGTTCTGGTCCGTACAGTTTGATGACGAATTATGAAGATTTATTCATGATTGACAATAACAACAACACAGAATCTTTATTTGCCTTACAATGGGTTCCAAACGGAGATTTTGGTGTAAATAATACACAGCAGGCTTATTTTGCATTAGGTTCTGATATTACAGGAGACGATGCGGCTTGGGGTTATTGGACACGAGCTTCTTACAATGTTCTGCAGGAATATGAATCTAAAGATCTCCGCAGAAGAGCAACCTGGATGGGAGACAACGATCATTATGCGGAAATTAATAAAGCGAACGGAGGCTATACAGTCGATCATGCAGCTGATTTTCTTACTGTTAAAAAAGGAGTTGTAGGTTCTACAAAAGACAA from Flavobacterium fluviale includes these protein-coding regions:
- a CDS encoding RagB/SusD family nutrient uptake outer membrane protein; its protein translation is MKTKKIFYTALIIAMPFVWTGCSDLLDVEPNDVITKENFYKTESDFQAATGPLYNKVWFDFNDKFYYGLGDGRAANMYAPFSDYVYPFTDLTETGLTGPLVSAWGSLYNVVQQSNNVIIGISGSSLSDAVKNKYIAEARFMRGTAYWYLASLWGDVIISTDPRELVKNPLVNKNPLKDVYEFSMRDLEFAAKYLPETAGQAGRLTKYSAFGMLSRVYLSFSGISDNPNSGTRSQEYLDLAKKAAEKVISSGPYSLMTNYEDLFMIDNNNNTESLFALQWVPNGDFGVNNTQQAYFALGSDITGDDAAWGYWTRASYNVLQEYESKDLRRRATWMGDNDHYAEINKANGGYTVDHAADFLTVKKGVVGSTKDNSKITRMNSALNTYMLRLAEVYLNYAEAALGNNASTADATAIMGVNRLRARAGLDPKTTLTYADIIHERRVELCMEGQYWYDLVRRAYYKQQEVINYVTAQNRGTITPILYDTSTNTVSVDPSKSTSPRAIGVIDATIFTLPYPESELVQNPLLRENPVPYQFTEEKIKDLF
- a CDS encoding SusC/RagA family TonB-linked outer membrane protein; the encoded protein is MTNFLITKSRSKYFKNLGFLILMLVFSAAVNAQITVSGTVSDGSGPIPGVNIIVKGTKTNTVSNFDGTYTLQSVPANSILVFSFIGYKPYEIAVNNRTKIDAVLEEDLNDLKEVVVIGYGTAKRADLTGAVSTVTSAAITQSVPTTFDQVLQGRAAGVQIQQNSGTPGGSSSVRIRGISSITGSNEPIYVIDGVIIDGNSGSLNSNPLAAINPNDIASIDILKDASATAIYGSRAANGVIMVTTKTGRKGDLVLNFDSYVGWQQMPKELQVLNLREYGTLKNTRADLGIVQRDNTFIRPDLLGEGTNWQDELFQTALIQNYNLSASGGSENTTYALGMSYFDQEGTVIGSSFDRMTLRGVIDSQVKKWMKVGVNMNVSKVNQVTTVNDDSVILVALKQTPNVAARNADGTFDGPDTTEFVQTNPLGIALLKDNHAANYNVRGNAYAEISFTKDLKLRTQYSIDYNFGNNYTFNPSYTFGALSNEVREGSRTKSTGENWIWNNLLTYNKVFAKHNINAMLGQELQEQNWENLYGYRSGYLTNGATDLNAGDPTTARNSNASATRSLSSYFARAAYSFDDRYFLTGTIRRDGSSQFADENKWDWFPSAALAWKISSEGFLKDNQTINNLKLRAGWGVTGNSSVPNNAYTSVYGTSATNWGSGQIATNTANPDLKWEKSNQTNIGLDLGLFNNRVEITADVYYKKTDDLLLRLSLPAYVGTTGQGSTAPPYANIGSLENKGIEFTINTINMQRQDFLWRSNFNISMNRFKVLKLNSESGVYDQTLQQGSDVTVVTRSAVGETLGQFYGYKVIGRFEKATDFYYKDAAGTVKPTALPEGMQIGENGVWIGDYMFEDVNKDGVINEKDAGYIGDPNPDFTFGFTNSFSFKGFDVSIMFTGSYGNDVLNYQRRWLENPRENTNLLKSALGYAQLDLIDPNGPNDYRNVQIVGGDPYMPRIGASSASSASNYRLSNRFVEDGSYVRLKNISIGYNLPKDLYSKYGISNIKVYSNMQNVLTFTKYKGYDPEVGAINQNQLLNGIDNGRYPTPVTTTLGITVNF